In Vespa velutina chromosome 1, iVesVel2.1, whole genome shotgun sequence, the genomic stretch TTTTTATCTCTAGatcttttatcaataatttgttattagcTTTTTCTAACATTGATGCATATTCTTgcattttcaaattgaaagtTTCACATACTTGATCTCTATCCGATAAAGCgtatctcatattttctaattctttatcAAGACTTTGTACTGTCATTTGCAGTTTTTCAATGGTTGTTTcagcttcttttcttctttcatctgtaataattatttgtgcatcatgttctttctttaattctacatatttaatttttaagtttgaAAGTTCATTTTGGAATTTTTCTATGTCACACTGATATTCTTTAGAAAGTGTTTGAGTTTCTTGTAAagttacttttactttttgtaATTCTGCTTCCTTTTCTGTTAGATCATGTTTCAGTTTGTCcaacatttcattttcatttaaagtatcactttctttcaatatattatgaCTTTCTATACTTTCTGCATAACCTGTAACTTATTTTcagacaaattattatataacaaatattataacttttgtaatattaaaaaacttaccttttaatatatcttgaatgttatcctttttatctccATCCAAATTTTGTatgttatattgtattttcaaCTGTTCtaattctgttttatatttctcaaCAATTTCAGTTaggttttctttattttccattgTATGTTTTAAATCAAGTTGAAGCTGTTTTATTTgctcctcttttccttcaaGTTCTCTATGAATAGAAAGTTTATTTTCAGCTAGAGATATTACAGATTCTTCCTCGCGTCTTTTTAAAGTGTTCACTTGTTCTGTTAAATTCGAAATTTCGTCTCGTGCTATACTTAATTCTTTCTGCAAAATCTCTGCATTTTCTAAACTAGAAGATTTTAGAGCTTCATAATCAGATTTTAATGTCTTATTTTCCTCCAATATttccttatattttttgattaagTTTTTAGTtcgttttgaaatatttttatacttcacTATAACTGcttctaatttaattaatttatttttaagttgCGTATTTTCAGCTGATAATGTAGAGCTATCGCCTGCATTGTCAGTTAATTCTTTGTTTGGTTCCATAACTTCAGCACTACTATTATGTCCTTCGTCGCTATCTAGTAGCATTAAGTTCTCTGTAGGTAGTACATTTCCTTGGAGAAGTTTAATCTGCAATAAGTACATCATTATAGAATGTATACAAAGTACTATTACATTTTGAaagaatacataatatatatacaatatactcttaataattttttatattttttcatttataaatgtaagCAAAATCcttcaaaatatattacctttgtatttaatgtatctataatatgatttttttcttcaatatcatTTCTTAATACTTCTTCTAAATGTGCTTTTGCTTGCCGTTCTAATTGACATTGTTCTTTCAAATCTCCTACTTTTCTTAATACATTATCTTGTGTCTCTACAAAAACAGAttctaattttgttttaactCGTTCTAGGTCCCTATAATGTTTTACCAAATCTGTGTATCGTCcacgatatttataatattttgcttgaatttttttatatgctaAATACAATTGATCTTTCGTAACTCTATCAAATTGTGTATTTATGTCATCATCTATTTCCGTGGCAGATTGATCTATATCAGACTAAAAGTAAAATGatcatatttgtttaaatagtaatagtaCAAATTTATGCAATTTGtactatttctaataataaacatcAATATACCTGTATATGGTATAAATTCTTAGGGCTTtcataaaatggaaataaagaaGTGACATCACTGGTTACACTGTTCACAGATGATCTTCTGGATACATCTACTGAATTTGATAGAGGTGATACAAGTTCAACATTTTGAAATGTATTCTTTATGGAATTATTCTTGACAATATTTATAAgcataatacataatacatatttacgatatcatatatttaccaaaataacaaattgagcaaaataaaaaacatgaaccatatatatgtatagatatataaaaattggcATATTACCATAAAGTTTTTATCTCATGCTATAAacttataattcttataaaaaagtaaaaaatgagaATGTATACCATCCGTTTTTTTGGTTAAGTCACTTTCTACTGTCATTGGTAATTCTTGTATGGAACTATTAGACTGAGCTGGAGATATAACTgcctagaaaaagaattattttatatattaaaaataatttacattagatttaaacaaaaaattaattaaactgcAAAACCTGCACCATTTGCTGCATACTCGCTTGCAATCTAGTAGGCGATTGCTTCATCTCTTCAGCAagtttatctttaaattttttaaacattttttataaacttatatattacaattcttATCAATATAacttaattttcataaatccaTTGATGTGTTTATATCGGATTACGTGGTTGATACTGTCATTACTTCATTGGTACAACCTAATCTGACCTGATCTGATCTGGTTAGTGACATTTACAGTTTTCATTGAAACGACATCTTCTTAAAACGCTATTCACAACTGTGTTCTGCAAATTgtgatatttatcatatttgaatattatgaTGTTAACAAAtcttatataacaattttatatatatatattttttttttaatttaaatataataaaaatactttgttttatgtatatatatcatttcgtACAAATAAGTggtttatttttcctttttttcattatattgacCAATTGTCATTAAAATTTAGAGATAGGAAGAAGTGTATATTAACAGATACAGTGAATTAATCATGCGTGGTTGGTAATAgtgttaaattaaatagaacTTTGTGTATGACTGTAGTAAACAAACGAAACTTAAATATTGGAACGTTATATTCGTAGGTTAAAAGTAAAgagtttaaatttttaataatctattggcgtaatatataatcgtatttatatgtgtatgtatatatgtatattcattgattctttttgaaaagtgaaaaataacgAAGTTCATAactaaaatatgaaaaatattaatttcatatgtaTCAATCTTATTCAATAACTGTAAAACTTATACATATTAGAAATGAAACTGTGATATAGTggttatgaaaaatttataacacacaaaatacattttttgttACATCAATAATATTGATTGTGCCAAAgtgatattatttacaaagtcAAAATGGATCAAATGCTACCAAGTCCTGGCTTCAGTATACCTAGCATTGGTACTCCTTTACATCAGCCAGAAGAGGATCAACAAATATTACCAAATGCAttgcagcagcaacagcaacaacaacagcagcagcaaccgCAGCAATATCAGTTACAACAATTACATTCTATGAGTCCAAATGTACAGAGCGGTATGCTTATGATTACGACACCACAGAAAACGATGCATACTTATGCACCAACTCCGTCTTTTGCTACACCTCAGAGTCTTATGCAGCCACAAACACcagtaattaaataaattaaaattgagagctatataataaattaaaattacattattagagagaaagagaatacaaaTGCCTTATAATTTTACAGCAAAATATGATGTCTCCCTTAGGACAATCAAATCCTATTGCACAATCATCTATAGGACCATCTACACCAGGACCTATGACACCTATGACTCCTGCATCAGCAGATCCTGGTATTTTACCACAATTAcagtatgtatttaattataatatatttaattataattaaatacatactgtataataacaacaaagaatataatatttttacaatactTCAGGAATATTGTGTCCACTGTAAATCTAAGTTGtaaattagatttaaaaaaaattgcattgcATGCTAGAAATGCAGAATACAATCCAAAAAGATTTGCAGCAGTTATTATGCGTATACGAGAACCTAGGACAACAGCTCTTATATTTAGTAGTGGAAAAATGGTCTGTACGGGTGCGAAAAGTGAAGAAGATTCTCGCTTAGCAGCGAGAAAGTATGCaagaattattcaaaaattagGTTTTCCAGTTAGTATTctgttaattattacatagtaaatattttaattaaaatattttatttaaattaagtgtctaattcttttattctgCATCTAGGCAAAGTTTCTGgattttaaaatacaaaatatggTCGGCAGTTGTGATGTGAAATTTCCTATTAGGCTAGAAGGTTTAGTACTTACACATGGACAATTCTCTTCTTATGAACCTGAATTATTTCCTGGTTTAATATACAGAATGGTTAAACCACGAATAGTATTACTTATATTCGTATCTGGTAAAGTTGTGCTCACAGGTAAGTTTAATTTCTCtataaaatacttataaacattttttttttaataaaaatttataattatgtagGTGCCAAGGTTCGACAAGAAATTTATGAAGCCTTTGATAACATTTATCCTATTCTAAAAAGTTTTACAAAGAAGTGACaacatttattcatattaattattatccaataaataacataaataattttatttttttattaaaaatcattttttgttgcaatattactaataaatttaaagtaaAACATTTTTCACTAGAAAGTATTGATTATACATGACAATtgtgattaaaattaatttttaatcaaatttacatttgaattaaaaattacaatagttaaaaaaatgttcttacAAGATTTTTCTTAGATTATATCCCATATATAGTCACtgtaaaaagttttaattttaaatattaattcatgtaaaaaaataatgatacgtttaaaaatataattatattaataatttttgaaagaattcTTAAAgtagtaattaaaataatttaagtaGTTAAGAAacacatattataaatatttatatgttttataaatatttttataataattcaaagattttctatcgtttattttatttttaattgtttgacAATTGTgtaatctaattaatttagaatTGTTTGACAATCTGTGAAAGCATCTAAAAACAATAAGCCTTAAAGAATATTATGTTTACATTTTatgttttactttatttccgtatcctacatatatatccttcaaattattcaataatgaTGATGCTATGATATTAcctctatatataaataataacttctaaaatagtaaatttttttatgatgtGCCTTGTTTAAGAAGGAACCTTAGGTTAATATGATATGTTACaatgatacaaatatattgtataaatctATAATGCAAATACCTTTGATGattagattaaattatattaccttATTATTAGACTAGATTAATATGTAATGTAATTGAAAGCCAAGGgacaaaaaaattgttacatacataaactaaaatatctattgtgtacaaatgtttatatttaattataataaaagaaatttacattTCTGAAATATACTGATCTCTTATTACGATTAGAttattcttcaattttttttttatcattatctataAGTTGTTCTACATTTGTATCTAAGGTTATTTTTCTGTAAATAggatattaatatgaaaataatattgatttattataatatttaatatctaattattaatatcaacaCCAACCTTTGTATAATGTCATATAAACTTTCTTTAATTGCTTCACGCACGACAtctatcgtttctctttcattaattGGAAGAAcgttttcaatatatttgataactTCCTCGACACATGTTTGAATTTCTTCAGTATTACTAATACTTGTGAAGCTTGAcacaatattttcaaacatttcttGTTTCAATAGCTCTGCTTGTTCTGTTCCCAAGAAGGATTCTATGACTCGTGATATCAGATAGTggatctattatttatattttattatatatatatgatagttgcaaatttaatgaatattcaaaaaataatacaaaccAAAGTTGCcaaattactttttctaaCATTTGATGATGACATAGTTATTTCGCAATTATTCGAGTTTACTACAAAAATacgtttttatatacaatattaaattctattctatgtcttataaatttaaaaataggTAAATTTtgtgtattaatattttacacaaaattatttttacctgTATCAGttgcaaatttatttatttcactttcattcaaatttttcttataatcggATTTATGATAAATAGGAGGTAATGCTCCTGACTTCATACtaagattttttatatcagtAAGAAATAGCTCTTTCTGCTCTTTTTGACTAGCAAGAATGGTCTCTAACTTTATTATATCTCCTTTGTACTGTAATTcgatttttaacatttcttcctaaaattatacaaaatatttaagtatattatagtttcttatacaatataaaaagattttaattacgCTTACTTCAGATATGGGGACTTGTTTCAAAACTTTTCTAAGAGCTAATTGTTCTTCCtctaagataattaaaaaacttaatttttctgtattatcttgaataagtttttttaataccattacttgttcattatatttttctttaatacctACAAGACATAGTTACTATATAGTGAcctatttaaattaattataaaatcttcatctctaaataatttatttacatttaagtTGTTCTTCATATGATTTCATAATTTCAGATAAAtcacttttaatattatagatcaTTCTTTGTAATACTGTTTCATACATATTTGTTAATGATATCGGTTGACCaaacttctttttcatctcttcttttattttatttttcaaatttttgatTTCACTCTTCATATGCTTACAATCaattttcattctatataGATGGGCTTTATTAGTCctgcaatttatattatcatatataattattcctatttatgtaaaatcaataattgaaattataatagcTTCTATTcattagtaaaataaaatgttttacagTATTTactaatttgatttaaataaaattataatattaacttctgtattataatatatataatataatattatatgatatttttttatgtactttTGTTTAGCATATAAGTTGAATGTTTCTTGTTGTAATTCTCCTACTCTATCATGTAAATgagataattttgttttatcaaatACAATAGATTCTCGTATACTTGATACGgtataagaattaataaaatgttgtaATTGATGAAATTTAAGAATTATTGTCACATCTAtatcattcaattttctttgtttctccaactgtaataaaataactatagatgcataaatgattatttttataatatattcttatttttcatattattattaccataaattcttttaattcgtCAACATTTGCTTTAAGTAAAtctttaaagatttttaattttttggtatccatttctatttctttctgtaaCTTTTCTATTgtcttattttcctctttaatCTCATATTCATGTTCATAACGTTTTTCTCTCATAACAAATGCCATTTCATATAATGCTTTGTCACATCCTACAGGACATACATTctcatcaaaataaatatatcccaTATCTTTACTGTCAATGCTTCCTTCGTCATCTTCTTCGGAACTTGTTTCAGTCGTTGTAGTACTTGATGACTCAGCGtctgaaaaatgaaaataatataatttgaaaattaacatttttattatatcctatTTGTGTTTTTTAAGTAATTTATTTACCATCATGCTCTTTTGgcaatttgtatttttttttaaatattttacgtaaaaaGTTTTGAAACTTATTATTTTGGATACTTGTCAAATATTCGTAAGCGATATCTTGTATTGATTCCTGCAatttagtaatatttttctttttacgttctattttattactaGTTGCATGTATctgttaaaaaatgataagaaatgttaaagtgatgttttatacaaaaatcattataaaagtaaaaaaagaattttaaatgatatgaattttttacaaatatttttgatacatatattttaattacatatttgaTTACATATttgatacaaatatttttgtttatcttaaCCTTTTGTATTATAGcagcttcttcttctaatttttcatcaacattttttcttaataaagtttctttttcttcatattctcTCAATATGATAAATTCTTGATGAAGTGTTAGCAAATgcaaattcatatatatactttctgcAATAATATCAAGTCTTTCTTCCTCTAATTCGTCCAATTGTTTATCAAATTCTTTGTaagtattttcaatatatcgtaaaatacaATCTTGTTCATAAATTTTACGCAACATACGAGAATGTTTCATTTCATGTTCCCATCCTGTTTCAGTATGATCAGCAAAACTCAATCCTTGTAATAATTTTGGATGAACAATTGACttgattctaatttttttctcagatATATCTGGAATACTTGGCTCTGAAAAACTAAGTCCCTCACTTGCAtccgtaatttttttttctaataataaaacttcatATTCCTCATCTATTAAGTCATTCGTTGAATCAGGAAtttcatatatagatattgatTCTTTGTAATGTTTTGCTTGTTCCGTGATTGATACATATTGTTCAAACTatgtaaaattgtatattaatattctcaTTTAGTTTAATTTCTaggtataatatttcataattttctacATACTTGCAAATTTTCTTCAGGAAATTCAATATCATTATCAGTTATAGGTACATTAggtaaagattttatattactttttggTATTTCTgcatgaattttctttaatgttttaattaattgcaaaACTTTTGAATACAAAGCTTGTTTATCTGCTCTAACTTTCTTTAATCTTGTATTGAAATTATCACGTAGATAATGAAGCtacatcattaatatattatcatatttgttattaaataatttatcaataagaagaaatatttttaatatgataaaaacacaataaaatatttatgattaactTACCCTCTTTTTGCAATCTAAATATTGCTTGTATTTAATCATTGTTAAGTTTTCTATATGATCTTGTACTTCTAATTTTGGtgaatcttttaaattatatacaccAATCGTTTGTTTTGCCAACTTAATAGCTGCTATATCATCTGGATGATTAATATTAGgatccaattctttttttggcATCAAGTTCcactataaaaaatatatgatatgtaaaataatattttttattaccttataataatatatatattttcacataaatatcataattttttacaaacttCTCTTTGACGTTCTTCCAATTTTGCTCTccatgttttatatttttctaacataTGAATTATTTGTGTGGTTAGCTTATCCTCTATGCCAGAAAGATTAAGACTTTTCAGAAAGCTTTCTgcatcttttatcttttgtttttcttctccttcaatTTCTTCTGTTGTcaattccttttccttttttctgtaaattaaaaatatagtatattttttatataaaaaaagaattagttaATGCATCTGTTTACATAATCAAAAAATGATGCATATACAGTacgtttctttaaataaatactatttattaaaatattaataaataataaaataaattttaataaatagtaaaataaatattaaaattacatcattgattttttacttctttcaaTGCAATTTATGACTTCTGCATAAATACTTTCAAAATTACTATCCAGTTTATGTTCTCGTATCGAGTGTACCATTGTATCTGgttttctaaatttataataaaacaattagtaatatatattctttttataagataTGATAAGAGTAATGAttcttaaaaatgtaaatatatattcttacagTATTCTAGAAACAGCAAAAGGTATACAAGTAATAGGTTCAATAAAGTGATCCATTAGCTTTTTTAAGGCAAGTGTACTCTTTTCAGCTTGAAATGCTTTTTTTCTGTGTACTAAATCCATTTTCATTTCCAATTGCTTATTCAAATCTGCAGTGATTCGTGGATctaattcaaaattttcatgTGGAATTTGCTGTGACTTTAATAGATTTCGATTCCTATACTCCATTGGAataaaagagattattttttttcattattatttaaattgtaaacaATGATATTACATACCTATCTactattttcgaatattttgcAGTTAATTCATGTAATATCTgataagttttttcttttttctcttttgctaaAGCTAAAACTTTGTCATGTTCagtttttacaataaaattttccaGAGTAGGATATTCGGGTTCTTCTATATCTTCCACACCATGTATATCATCCAACTGCATTTgaaagtttataaataaacaattcatttatatactatattggAATAAATTTAGATCAGAACTTTACCGATCGCACAGGTACGCTTGGTTGCggtatatctattatttcatCAGCCGTATCATCATTGattctataagaaaaaagatttccaTCGTGTCCGCACGTAAGAAGCATTGTATGATCATAACTAAGTAACATTTTTGGTATGTATCCGTTATAATTGTCATGCATAGGTAAAATCCAATAATCTGAAAGATCTGTATGATCTTTTGgattaattttacaaactCTGATTTCACCACATTCCATTCccaaaaacaaatattttccctGTTTACTACAGTGAAGGAAAGATCATGCTAATGTATTTACTTTTATGTTTAtgctaatttttattataacaaatttctattatttatgtaaCCTACTATGAAAGACAACTTCTTATTTCTGTATCATCTCCATCACAGATTATGGTAGATTTAATTGGTTCCGGTCCTataactttgtttttttctggTACTggatattcatacatataccCTGCATCAAAACCAGCCATTGATAACCACACTGTTTCTTGATTGGTATATTGAATCATTAAAACTTTGTTTGGTATTTCTGGGATGTAAATTTCTGGAAGAGGTGGATCTTCTTCAGAGTCcactataaaaatgaaacaagtTAATAATATGCCTTTTTaagaatatcaaattaatgCGTAAAATTAGTTACTTAAAAAAGTTTCTTCATCAATTTCAATCCCAGGATttgcttcttttattttttccatttcttcgaGTTTCTTTgctatttttatcatctttttattttcaatcgccTTCTTGAGTATATCGATTCTTAAAGCTGATTTTACAGAATGAAACTTAAATAGAGCAGGCTTACAAAGTGTAAGTTCATAACTGATTTTAACATATGATTGCGGTGATTGTGGTAATTGAACTTCTCCCCAATCCCCCCTCATACATCCAAACAATAATGTTGAttcctaaaaaaaattatacttatataaaattatatatataactaaaaaaaatactaaatgtgattaaagaaaaatattaatattaacatgtTCAGGTTTCCACATCATACAAGTTATCCCTGAAGGCATTTTAATATAACCAATTGGCTGAAGAGTAGGATAGGTAGAAGTagtacaaatattaaatacaaatatagtGGAATCATCACTACCTGTTACTAATAAACTGAAAAAATAGACATCTCCATTATTTCtcttcattataattaattaatgaaaattataaatgtattgtgtaatattttattgtaccTGTATGATGGATTCATTGACATTACATTAATAGATTGTGAATGTGGTTTCAAAACTTGAACTAATTTAGtgaagttttcttttatattattatgttcatTAGCAGTTAATACTGCTACAATAACTATACGAATAACACCACTATCAAAAGCACATATAAGTGCAGATCCAGTTGCATCGAtctaaaaagtaaaaatcaataagaaagaactcatttttacttaaaagtagataataaaattatgaattatttatttattttatattacaataaataaaagataacttACTTTACACGGAAGCCATATAACTTGTTTACCAGAATcacgaaaatgataaataagaattaatttcttttttgcataattataaatatgtaaacgaCCATCTATACCGATAGTTGCAACAAATGGTCCCCATTGTGCAACATCCATATCACTTATAGCTCCTGCATGACaagtaaatatcttttttgatACTTCTGGTtctttaaaagtatttaaGTCTATTAACCATAAACCACCATTGCCAtcctgtatattttttatataaaaataaaatttttcctttatatataaaaaaatctctacgtgataatataaaattcttgagagaaagagataaagagagaataaatagtTTACCTGAGCATACCAAAAAGTATTGTCAGGATCATTGGGCTCTTGTTTTTGTATGCCCATTAgcattgcatttttttttaaatttttgcTGTCATTCTCAGTGATGCAGAACTCGTAAATTGGTTGTATTTCAAGGAATGGATTTTCTGGTTCTGGATTTGCCAAATCTATAGTTTCATAAAACCAAACTCGTATAAAACCATCCATtcctataaatatacataaaaaatttaattgaattatactaaaataatgtaattgattattatataatggaATTTTTATCTACCAACAGTGAAGAGCTCTGCATTGATATATTCAAATTGTACAATAGGCTTTGTatgacaaaattttttattttttctagaaatttcaaatttaatcaaGTCTTCATcccataataaaatattacccCATTCACAACCTGATATTACCTAtaacttaaaaaataaagtgacAATACTGAAACAATATAAACACaacaatgtaaatattataattatacctTTTTATCAGGCATTTGATAAGCTCCAATAATGTCTGAAATTTCAGTTCTTCCAAACCTACCAGATCCACCTTTAAGTTTAAGACCAGTAAAAGTTTGAGCCATTCTCCAAAATTTAATATGTCCTGAACCACATGAAATTAAACTGCCAGGTACAAACGTAGAAAACATTACATTAAAAACACTCTGAGAGTGGGATTtacattgtaataaaatcttGGACTCTTCCCATTTccaaattgtaataaaataatctggATCTCCTCCTTgagaaactaataataatccatCTGAGCTAAAGTGTAAtgaagatttaaaattttttaatacttgaatcttttaattgaattattaaatataaaaatacacatgatgaatatatata encodes the following:
- the LOC124947933 gene encoding cilia- and flagella-associated protein 44 isoform X4, with amino-acid sequence MINTDDEIDALENFPKDQENNDETISKENVQKYYDVETHISKPFRVKNGTVPINILEFDYSFSYDCQKYFNFCVADPNTIIFASGNIIHFLDVITKRIWFRRSATGGGIGHIIKNPIFNHIAIGENGIDPPIIIYNWPSMEIITCLFGGTKRQYSHLHYSSDGLLLVSQGGDPDYFITIWKWEESKILLQCKSHSQSVFNVMFSTFVPGSLISCGSGHIKFWRMAQTFTGLKLKGGSGRFGRTEISDIIGAYQMPDKKVISGCEWGNILLWDEDLIKFEISRKNKKFCHTKPIVQFEYINAELFTVGMDGFIRVWFYETIDLANPEPENPFLEIQPIYEFCITENDSKNLKKNAMLMGIQKQEPNDPDNTFWYAQDGNGGLWLIDLNTFKEPEVSKKIFTCHAGAISDMDVAQWGPFVATIGIDGRLHIYNYAKKKLILIYHFRDSGKQVIWLPCKIDATGSALICAFDSGVIRIVIVAVLTANEHNNIKENFTKLVQVLKPHSQSINVMSMNPSYSLLVTGSDDSTIFVFNICTTSTYPTLQPIGYIKMPSGITCMMWKPEHESTLLFGCMRGDWGEVQLPQSPQSYVKISYELTLCKPALFKFHSVKSALRIDILKKAIENKKMIKIAKKLEEMEKIKEANPGIEIDEETFLMDSEEDPPLPEIYIPEIPNKVLMIQYTNQETVWLSMAGFDAGYMYEYPVPEKNKVIGPEPIKSTIICDGDDTEIRSCLSYKQGKYLFLGMECGEIRVCKINPKDHTDLSDYWILPMHDNYNGYIPKMLLSYDHTMLLTCGHDGNLFSYRINDDTADEIIDIPQPSVPVRSLDDIHGVEDIEEPEYPTLENFIVKTEHDKVLALAKEKKEKTYQILHELTAKYSKIVDRNRNLLKSQQIPHENFELDPRITADLNKQLEMKMDLVHRKKAFQAEKSTLALKKLMDHFIEPITCIPFAVSRILKPDTMVHSIREHKLDSNFESIYAEVINCIERSKKSMIKKEKELTTEEIEGEEKQKIKDAESFLKSLNLSGIEDKLTTQIIHMLEKYKTWRAKLEERQREWNLMPKKELDPNINHPDDIAAIKLAKQTIGVYNLKDSPKLEVQDHIENLTMIKYKQYLDCKKRLHYLRDNFNTRLKKVRADKQALYSKVLQLIKTLKKIHAEIPKSNIKSLPNVPITDNDIEFPEENLQFEQYVSITEQAKHYKESISIYEIPDSTNDLIDEEYEVLLLEKKITDASEGLSFSEPSIPDISEKKIRIKSIVHPKLLQGLSFADHTETGWEHEMKHSRMLRKIYEQDCILRYIENTYKEFDKQLDELEEERLDIIAESIYMNLHLLTLHQEFIILREYEEKETLLRKNVDEKLEEEAAIIQKIHATSNKIERKKKNITKLQESIQDIAYEYLTSIQNNKFQNFLRKIFKKKYKLPKEHDDAESSSTTTTETSSEEDDEGSIDSKDMGYIYFDENVCPVGCDKALYEMAFVMREKRYEHEYEIKEENKTIEKLQKEIEMDTKKLKIFKDLLKANVDELKEFMLFYYSWRNKEN